The Rana temporaria chromosome 4, aRanTem1.1, whole genome shotgun sequence genome contains a region encoding:
- the LOC120935892 gene encoding gastrula zinc finger protein XlCGF17.1-like: MEDGDITGDAEEKTMGSSDDRVVHSVDRPSNPSDSEQPHAVRDGSGIQGEEQFSCPGCGESFASESSLTVHQRSHTGEKLYSCSECGKCFLHKSELVIHCRSHMGKKQNSCSECGKCFTRKSHLVRHQRSHTGERPYLCPECGKCFLHKSILVVHQRIHTGEKPYSCLECGKCFAHKSGLFTHQRSHTGEKPYSCTECGKCFTWKRLLDRHQVSHTGEKLYSCTECGKCFSLKSTLVRHERSHTGEKPYSCTECRKCFSLKSVLVRHQRLHTGKKPYFCPECSKCFLHKSGLAIHQRSHTMEKPYSCCECGKCFAWKSKLVLHQKFHTGEKPYSCSKCGKGFTQRSDLVKHHRSHRGV; the protein is encoded by the coding sequence ATGGAAGATGGGGACATCACAGGAGATGCAGAAGAAAAGACAATGGGCTCATCTGATGATAGAGTAGTTCACAGTGTGGATAGACCATCAAATCCTTCTGACTCTGAGCAACCTCATGCTGTGAGGGATGGTTCCGGAATTCAAGGGGAGGAACAATTTTCCTGTCCTGGATGCGGGGAAAGTTTTGCCTCTGAATCAAGTCTTACtgtacatcagaggtctcacactgGCGAGAAgctttattcctgttctgagtgcgggaaatgtttccttCATAAATCAGAACTTGTCATACATTGCAGATCTCACATGGGCAAGAAGCAAAACTCCTGCTCtgaatgtggaaaatgttttacaCGGAAATCACATCTTGTTAGACATCAaaggtctcacacaggggagaggcCCTATCTCTGCCctgaatgcgggaaatgttttttacataaATCAATCCTTGTTGTACATCAGAGGattcacacaggggaaaagccgtattcctgtctcgagtgtgggaaatgttttgcacatAAGTCAGGCCTTTTTactcatcagagatctcacacaggggagaagccgtattcctgcaccgaatgtgggaaatgttttacatgGAAAAGACTTCTTGATAGACATCAGgtatctcacacaggggagaagctgtattcctgcaccgagtgcgggaaatgtttttcactgaaATCAACTCTTGTTAGACATGAGAGAtcacacacaggtgagaagccatattcctgcaccgagtgcaggaaatgtttttcgctGAAGTCAGTTCTTGTtagacatcagagattgcacacagggAAGAAGCCATATTTTTGCCCGGAGTGCAGTAAATGTTTTCTACACAAATCAGGCCTTGcaatacatcagagatctcacacaatggagaagccgtattcctgctgtgagtgcggaaaatgttttgcatggaaatcaaAACTTGTTTTACATCAGaaatttcacactggagagaaaccaTATTCCTGCTCCAAGTGTGGAAAAGGTTTTACACAGAGATCAGACCTTGTTAAACATCACAGATCTCACAGAGGGGTGTAG